The Desulfoscipio gibsoniae DSM 7213 genome contains a region encoding:
- the mutL gene encoding DNA mismatch repair endonuclease MutL produces MPRIFLLNESTACRIAAGEVIERPVSIVKELVENSLDAGADRINIAITAGGIEAIEVVDNGCGISQEDTPLAFQRHATSKIKSAADLDDIKTLGFRGEALPSIAAVARLSIKTRVPEKNEGYQMVIKGGQVQQKGPTGCPVGTMISVQDIFFNTPARRKHLKSKSTEGGLITDLVYKLALTRPQAKFAFKHNGREIFRSPGSGKMMDVLASVYDVRTANMMLAVNGHEDGVKLEGFISKPEISRSTRQQITVAVNGRIVRNAAVNMALEEAYRGKLTVGRYPVAVLLIWLPPDKIDVNVHPAKMEIKMENEEQIKSLVTTVTGRALRKTDLIPRQTKLPPSSEPYKLHFPSPGAQYTLPQRSITSVHIDKGEANDVGVVQNVTAKVSTVPDLHNTTVRQQSTGPALSADSKKKSANSQESVTSVIISSAQLAEVDGDYKKYPEFPDLQVIGQLMNAYILAQTRDGLFIVDQHAAHERIMYEKYFCNLITTAPEVQYLLTPENINLRFHEKELLKEYRDNLQAVGFVFEDFGQDSFLLRGIPADFSPGQGEVLIADVVEAIMERGRASDAENKHALAALLACKAAIKAGERLSMEAMQILIARLAVADEPYTCPHGRPTVVSFTRRELDVMFKRT; encoded by the coding sequence ATGCCTAGAATTTTTTTATTGAATGAATCTACCGCCTGCCGCATTGCGGCAGGCGAAGTGATTGAACGACCTGTTTCTATTGTTAAAGAGTTGGTGGAAAATTCACTGGATGCCGGGGCCGATCGGATTAATATAGCTATTACCGCTGGGGGCATCGAAGCTATTGAGGTGGTTGATAATGGATGCGGAATAAGCCAGGAGGACACCCCCCTGGCTTTTCAGCGTCACGCCACAAGTAAAATTAAAAGCGCTGCGGACTTGGATGATATTAAAACTTTGGGCTTCAGGGGGGAAGCGCTGCCCAGTATTGCCGCTGTGGCTCGTCTATCTATAAAAACAAGGGTGCCGGAAAAAAACGAAGGCTATCAAATGGTCATAAAGGGCGGCCAAGTACAGCAAAAGGGACCGACCGGCTGTCCGGTTGGTACAATGATTAGTGTGCAGGATATTTTTTTTAACACGCCCGCACGCCGTAAACATTTGAAGTCTAAATCCACAGAAGGTGGGCTTATTACCGATTTGGTTTATAAATTGGCACTCACAAGACCTCAGGCCAAATTTGCTTTTAAACATAACGGAAGGGAGATTTTCCGTTCCCCGGGTTCCGGTAAAATGATGGATGTGCTGGCATCGGTTTATGATGTGCGTACTGCGAACATGATGCTGGCGGTTAATGGCCATGAAGACGGTGTTAAACTGGAAGGTTTTATAAGTAAACCCGAAATAAGTCGCAGTACACGTCAGCAAATAACAGTAGCGGTGAATGGTCGTATAGTGCGTAACGCAGCCGTCAATATGGCCCTTGAGGAAGCATACCGGGGTAAGTTGACTGTCGGTCGCTACCCAGTGGCGGTTTTGTTAATTTGGCTTCCGCCGGACAAAATAGATGTTAACGTACACCCGGCTAAAATGGAAATAAAAATGGAAAATGAAGAGCAAATAAAGTCACTGGTTACCACTGTGACTGGTAGAGCTTTAAGGAAAACTGATCTAATCCCACGTCAGACAAAATTGCCTCCCAGCAGCGAGCCATATAAACTGCATTTTCCTTCACCCGGGGCTCAATATACATTGCCCCAAAGGAGCATCACCAGTGTGCATATAGATAAGGGTGAAGCAAATGATGTCGGGGTGGTGCAAAATGTTACGGCGAAAGTTTCAACCGTGCCTGATTTACATAATACCACTGTCCGGCAGCAATCTACAGGCCCTGCATTAAGTGCTGATAGTAAAAAAAAATCAGCCAACTCCCAGGAATCAGTAACAAGTGTTATTATCTCATCTGCACAGTTGGCTGAAGTGGATGGGGATTACAAAAAATATCCAGAATTTCCGGATTTGCAAGTTATTGGGCAGCTAATGAATGCTTACATTTTGGCGCAGACAAGGGATGGATTATTTATTGTCGATCAACATGCCGCCCATGAGCGAATTATGTATGAAAAATATTTCTGTAATTTGATTACCACCGCACCGGAAGTGCAATACTTGCTGACACCAGAGAATATCAATTTGAGATTCCATGAAAAAGAGCTACTCAAGGAATATCGGGATAATTTGCAGGCCGTCGGATTTGTTTTTGAAGACTTTGGGCAGGATAGTTTTTTGCTGCGTGGTATACCGGCGGATTTCTCCCCAGGCCAGGGTGAAGTATTAATAGCCGATGTGGTAGAGGCTATTATGGAGCGCGGAAGGGCCAGTGACGCTGAAAATAAGCACGCATTAGCAGCTCTTTTGGCGTGTAAAGCGGCTATTAAGGCAGGAGAAAGGCTTTCTATGGAAGCCATGCAAATTCTAATTGCGCGATTGGCTGTAGCCGATGAACCATATACCTGCCCCCATGGCCGTCCTACTGTAGTTTCCTTCACCCGCCGGGAGTTGGATGTTATGTTTAAACGAACTTAA
- a CDS encoding class I SAM-dependent methyltransferase → MIKESKWPGIITTSLEARKEHWDLAEKISIDTGLPVVARGKKTIKELSEEWQAEHIIVVKAQKVICITGATELFFHPSMAVLRIKEIRSGKNDTMINAMNLKPGEKLLDCTLGLGVDAIVASYVLGKDGLVVGWESSPIVASIVRIGLNSGYKQTKKVVQEAMKRIVVEHADHREALNTLPANCFDVVYFDPMFRRPHHKSSAVNALRPLADNRFLTTEVIASAIRVARRRVVVKDNKMGSELVRLGFNRFEGGKHSRVVYGVMIKEE, encoded by the coding sequence TTGATCAAAGAAAGTAAATGGCCAGGCATTATCACAACATCCCTCGAAGCTCGCAAGGAGCATTGGGATTTGGCTGAAAAAATAAGCATTGACACAGGTCTTCCGGTGGTGGCAAGAGGCAAGAAAACCATTAAAGAGCTGTCTGAAGAATGGCAAGCTGAGCATATTATAGTGGTCAAAGCCCAAAAGGTTATTTGTATTACCGGTGCAACAGAGCTTTTTTTTCACCCCAGCATGGCTGTTTTGCGTATTAAAGAGATCAGATCTGGTAAAAATGATACGATGATTAATGCTATGAATTTAAAACCCGGTGAAAAGTTGTTGGACTGCACTCTGGGTTTGGGGGTTGACGCTATAGTAGCCAGTTATGTGCTGGGCAAAGACGGTCTTGTGGTGGGGTGGGAATCATCTCCTATAGTGGCGTCTATAGTGCGGATTGGTTTGAATAGTGGCTATAAACAAACAAAAAAGGTTGTGCAGGAGGCCATGAAACGTATTGTTGTAGAGCATGCCGACCATCGTGAAGCGCTAAATACTCTGCCGGCCAACTGCTTTGACGTGGTTTATTTTGATCCCATGTTTCGCCGGCCACATCATAAATCAAGCGCTGTTAATGCGCTCAGACCATTGGCAGACAACCGTTTTCTTACGACTGAGGTGATTGCTTCAGCAATACGAGTGGCCAGGCGGCGGGTGGTAGTGAAAGATAATAAAATGGGAAGTGAATTAGTTAGATTGGGTTTTAACCGTTTCGAGGGAGGAAAGCATTCCAGAGTAGTATATGGTGTCATGATAAAAGAAGAATGA
- the miaA gene encoding tRNA (adenosine(37)-N6)-dimethylallyltransferase MiaA codes for MGNNRKIPLLVVAGPTATGKTAVAVEVALGLNGEVVSADSMQIYRFMDIGTAKPTAQEMKGVPHHLIDIVYPDADFTVAVFQRLAREAIENIYRCGRVPLLVGGTGFYIDAVIYDYDFSGTGADEEFRKSLQEKAEQKGKKAVHEMLEEVDPVIASRIHVNDLKRTIRALEIHRQTGDAGALFRNNNKLAYPEYNILFIVLYYQRKKLYSRIEKRVDKMIDRGLVTEVQGLLDAGYHRNLVSMQGLGYKEIVGYLHHEYSLDEAVNLLKRNTRRFAKRQLTWFRRYSSIKWIDMEKYDTINNVAEEIKYHMAELTRCR; via the coding sequence ATGGGAAATAATAGAAAGATACCGCTTCTGGTTGTTGCTGGACCTACGGCCACCGGCAAGACCGCAGTTGCCGTGGAGGTGGCCCTTGGACTTAATGGAGAAGTAGTGTCTGCTGATTCCATGCAAATATATCGCTTCATGGATATTGGTACGGCCAAACCCACGGCACAGGAAATGAAAGGCGTTCCCCACCATTTAATTGACATTGTTTATCCTGATGCAGACTTTACTGTGGCAGTTTTTCAAAGGTTGGCCAGGGAAGCCATAGAAAATATTTATCGTTGTGGCAGAGTACCGTTATTGGTGGGGGGTACCGGATTTTATATTGACGCGGTAATTTACGACTATGATTTCAGTGGCACAGGGGCAGATGAGGAATTTAGAAAATCTTTGCAGGAAAAGGCTGAACAAAAAGGAAAAAAAGCTGTGCACGAAATGCTTGAAGAAGTTGATCCGGTTATAGCATCTCGTATTCATGTTAATGATTTAAAAAGAACTATCCGGGCGCTGGAGATACACAGGCAAACCGGAGATGCGGGCGCGCTGTTTAGAAACAACAATAAACTGGCTTACCCGGAGTATAATATATTATTCATAGTACTTTACTACCAGCGGAAAAAACTTTACAGTCGCATCGAAAAACGGGTAGATAAGATGATTGATCGCGGGTTGGTGACAGAAGTGCAGGGTTTATTGGATGCCGGTTATCATCGTAATTTGGTATCTATGCAGGGATTGGGATATAAAGAAATTGTGGGCTATCTACATCACGAGTATTCTTTGGACGAAGCCGTTAATTTATTGAAAAGAAATACCAGAAGATTTGCCAAGCGACAGTTGACTTGGTTTAGACGATATAGTAGTATCAAATGGATAGATATGGAGAAGTATGATACAATAAATAATGTTGCGGAAGAGATTAAATATCATATGGCTGAACTTACCCGGTGTCGATAA
- the hfq gene encoding RNA chaperone Hfq, which yields MTKPQINLQDAFLNQVRKDNIPVTIFLVNGFQLKGMVKGFDNFTVIMESDGKQMMVYKHAISTVSPMKPVNTSFSEVKPG from the coding sequence ATGACAAAGCCTCAGATAAATTTACAGGATGCTTTTTTAAACCAGGTTAGAAAGGATAATATACCTGTAACAATCTTTTTGGTTAATGGATTTCAATTAAAAGGTATGGTTAAGGGTTTTGATAATTTTACAGTAATTATGGAAAGTGACGGCAAACAAATGATGGTATATAAACACGCTATTTCTACAGTTAGTCCTATGAAACCGGTAAATACTTCTTTTTCGGAAGTTAAGCCTGGCTAA
- a CDS encoding sigma-54 interaction domain-containing protein, with amino-acid sequence MGQDRQNSQELLNELNYLRQRLAELEEMNRDYLGMIENSYDAMSIADCDGRLLLINPAFERIMGITKSETLSRTIQDLTNDGITDASAALKAFETGKQESVIINTRAGRQVLSTGVPFYDQTGKIVRVYCNIRDVTELNHLRQKFEQSQKLASRYLFELLEFKRGKTFKFVAHSNKIKQMLETVHRIAVVDSTVLILGESGVGKDLVARIIHEASSRNDSGSFLKINCAAIPAELLESELFGYEGGAFTGAKKDGKAGYFEIADKGTLFLDEIGELPQKLQVKLLAVIQDQKITRIGGVKEKDVDVRIIAATNRDLEEMVKQGNFREDLFYRLNVIPITIPPLRERKEDIPFLIVHYTELFNKKYNRAVKFSKEAIEMLCKYNWPGNVRELANLVERVIVIGQESILNPEHIPGKYHTAAQNMAETVSDFKSLSDAVEKYELKLVKNTLELCKTREEAASKLGISLSGLSRRIRRLKQLENEGFI; translated from the coding sequence ATGGGGCAGGATAGGCAAAATTCCCAAGAGTTACTGAATGAGCTTAATTATTTGCGTCAAAGGTTGGCTGAACTAGAAGAGATGAACAGGGACTATCTGGGGATGATCGAAAACTCTTACGACGCTATGAGTATAGCTGATTGTGACGGTAGGCTTCTTTTGATCAATCCGGCTTTTGAGAGAATTATGGGCATAACCAAATCGGAAACACTGAGCCGGACAATTCAGGACTTGACAAATGACGGGATTACCGATGCCAGCGCGGCCTTGAAGGCATTTGAAACCGGCAAGCAGGAATCGGTAATTATAAATACGCGTGCAGGGAGGCAAGTTTTAAGTACCGGAGTCCCGTTTTATGACCAGACCGGTAAAATTGTCAGAGTATACTGTAATATACGTGACGTAACGGAGTTGAATCATTTAAGGCAAAAATTTGAACAATCACAAAAACTGGCTTCGAGATATTTGTTTGAGTTATTGGAATTCAAAAGGGGGAAAACATTTAAATTTGTCGCCCACAGCAACAAGATCAAACAAATGTTGGAAACAGTCCATAGAATCGCCGTCGTGGACAGTACGGTGCTTATCCTCGGTGAATCCGGTGTGGGCAAGGACCTTGTGGCTCGTATAATCCACGAAGCCAGTTCGCGAAACGATTCCGGTTCTTTTTTAAAAATCAATTGTGCCGCCATCCCAGCCGAATTGTTGGAATCCGAACTTTTTGGTTATGAGGGAGGGGCGTTTACCGGAGCAAAAAAAGACGGCAAAGCCGGCTATTTTGAAATAGCGGATAAAGGAACCCTATTTCTTGATGAAATAGGGGAGCTTCCCCAAAAACTACAGGTAAAACTGCTGGCGGTAATTCAGGATCAAAAAATCACCCGGATTGGCGGGGTAAAAGAAAAGGACGTTGATGTCCGTATCATTGCCGCTACCAACCGGGATCTGGAGGAAATGGTGAAGCAAGGTAATTTTAGGGAAGATCTTTTTTACAGGCTAAATGTAATTCCAATCACCATTCCCCCGTTACGGGAAAGGAAAGAAGATATCCCTTTCCTGATCGTCCATTATACCGAACTTTTTAACAAGAAATATAACCGGGCGGTTAAGTTCAGCAAAGAGGCCATTGAAATGTTATGTAAGTATAATTGGCCCGGCAATGTCAGGGAACTTGCCAATCTTGTCGAAAGAGTCATCGTAATCGGCCAGGAGTCAATACTTAACCCGGAACATATACCCGGCAAGTACCATACAGCGGCCCAAAACATGGCCGAAACAGTTTCAGATTTCAAGTCCCTCAGTGATGCGGTGGAAAAATACGAGTTAAAGCTTGTCAAAAATACCCTGGAACTGTGCAAAACCCGGGAAGAGGCCGCCAGTAAACTTGGCATAAGTCTTTCGGGTTTAAGTAGAAGAATAAGAAGGCTGAAACAACTCGAAAATGAAGGTTTTATTTAA
- a CDS encoding class I adenylate-forming enzyme family protein: MTVSKWMHVGVALKMNARNYPDKLGCQDKRKSYTFKEWNERSCRLASALKDMGVGYGERVAVIAYNRVEWMEIYAACAKGGQIVVPVMFRLTPHEFEYIVNHSGCKAFIVEEPFVKGVDSVRDILTTIPEGNYIYLGDGEAPEGYIHYESVMAQGDPSEPDISVDAADPWTIMYTSGTTGRPKGVVRTHENYLGQYLINNINMGVRPNDKPLLVMPMCHVNSIYYSFCYTYISAPVMVYNMVSFDPEDLLKTIVDYRVTFTSLVPTHYIMILALPDEIKQKYDTSCIRQLLISSAPARRDLKLAIMKYFKSAELWEAYGSTETSLVTYLRPEDQLTKLGSIGKEVFGCDEIKLLDENGEEVPVGEVGELYSRSPGMFKEYWKDPGKTSEVFRGKWCTAGDMGRRDEDGYYYLVDRKANMIISGGENVYPSEVENVVGAHPAVKDGAVIGVPDQKWGEIVLAFIILHEGYQAGDELAGEIINFCKDRVAGYKRPKSIRFISEEEMPRTGNGKIMHRVLREKYGKWSDSV, from the coding sequence ATGACGGTTAGTAAATGGATGCACGTCGGGGTGGCACTGAAGATGAATGCCCGCAATTACCCCGATAAGCTGGGTTGCCAGGACAAGAGAAAAAGTTATACCTTCAAGGAATGGAACGAGCGGTCGTGCCGCCTGGCATCCGCATTGAAGGACATGGGAGTGGGCTACGGTGAGCGGGTGGCCGTAATTGCCTACAACAGGGTGGAATGGATGGAAATTTACGCCGCCTGCGCCAAGGGCGGTCAGATTGTCGTTCCGGTAATGTTTCGCCTGACACCGCATGAATTTGAGTATATTGTTAATCATTCGGGCTGTAAAGCATTCATTGTGGAGGAACCTTTCGTGAAAGGGGTCGACAGTGTTCGCGACATTCTGACCACTATTCCCGAAGGGAATTATATTTACCTGGGTGACGGTGAGGCTCCGGAGGGCTATATCCATTACGAGTCGGTTATGGCTCAGGGCGACCCGTCCGAACCGGACATCTCGGTGGACGCCGCCGATCCCTGGACCATTATGTATACATCCGGGACCACCGGCAGGCCGAAGGGGGTTGTGCGGACCCATGAAAATTATCTGGGCCAGTATTTAATCAACAACATTAACATGGGAGTGCGGCCCAACGACAAGCCCTTGCTGGTCATGCCCATGTGTCATGTTAATTCCATTTATTATTCTTTTTGTTACACCTATATCAGCGCTCCGGTAATGGTTTATAACATGGTTAGCTTTGATCCTGAAGACCTGTTAAAAACCATTGTCGATTACAGGGTAACCTTTACTTCCCTGGTGCCGACCCACTACATCATGATCCTGGCCCTGCCCGATGAAATCAAACAAAAGTACGACACCAGTTGTATACGGCAGCTTTTAATCTCTTCGGCACCAGCCCGGCGGGATTTGAAACTGGCCATTATGAAGTATTTCAAATCGGCTGAGCTTTGGGAAGCTTACGGTTCCACGGAAACGTCCCTGGTCACTTACCTGCGCCCGGAAGACCAGTTAACTAAACTGGGTTCCATCGGTAAAGAAGTTTTTGGGTGCGACGAAATCAAGCTGCTGGATGAAAACGGGGAGGAAGTGCCGGTTGGGGAGGTGGGTGAACTCTACAGCCGTTCGCCGGGTATGTTCAAGGAGTATTGGAAAGACCCCGGCAAGACCAGTGAAGTGTTTCGCGGGAAGTGGTGCACCGCGGGCGACATGGGCAGACGGGACGAGGACGGTTATTACTACCTGGTGGACCGTAAAGCGAACATGATCATCTCGGGCGGTGAAAATGTCTACCCGTCGGAGGTGGAAAATGTCGTGGGTGCCCACCCGGCGGTGAAAGATGGGGCGGTAATCGGCGTTCCCGACCAGAAGTGGGGTGAGATTGTATTGGCCTTCATAATACTGCACGAGGGTTACCAGGCGGGAGATGAACTGGCCGGGGAGATTATCAACTTCTGTAAAGACCGGGTTGCCGGTTACAAGCGCCCCAAGTCGATCCGTTTTATTAGCGAGGAAGAAATGCCCCGGACCGGCAACGGCAAAATCATGCACCGGGTCTTGCGTGAAAAGTACGGCAAGTGGAGTGACTCTGTGTAA
- a CDS encoding 2-hydroxyacyl-CoA dehydratase subunit D has protein sequence MTDRKTIKEICAQFKEIIAEPGLKIQRLQAEKPAPVIGFLPTDVPEELIHASGAYPFGLVAYDGLWVNRADAHLQTWACSLARCSFGMSLAGKFDYLNGLIIPHICDTTRMISDIWKQNRPYDFMENFILPRQVDRPSARSYLTGELGRLKARLEQFTGRSINGEKLNRSINLYNKHRALLRKLYQLHGHHPDLITNLDLFNAIKSSMLIPKGLHNTMVSELISAVEQQAREKQAEDNHGRVRVVVTGKVWEPPDIMEILDQSKVVCVADDLCTGYRYIANDAAEDGDPLETLAVRQINRPPSPCFVNREQDRLEYLTRKVNECGAKGVIFLHLKFCETENYDYPLLRDALSAANIPSVRVETEIGNMSQGQISTRIQAFAEMLGGGDIYGS, from the coding sequence ATGACTGACCGTAAAACCATTAAAGAAATCTGTGCACAATTTAAAGAAATTATTGCCGAGCCTGGTCTAAAGATTCAGCGGCTGCAAGCCGAAAAACCTGCTCCGGTAATCGGGTTTTTGCCCACTGACGTGCCTGAAGAATTAATCCATGCCTCGGGCGCTTACCCCTTCGGGCTGGTGGCTTATGATGGATTATGGGTCAACCGGGCCGACGCCCACTTGCAGACCTGGGCATGCTCTCTGGCACGATGTTCCTTCGGGATGTCTCTGGCCGGGAAGTTCGATTACCTGAACGGGCTGATCATCCCTCATATTTGCGACACCACCCGGATGATTTCAGACATTTGGAAACAAAACCGGCCTTACGATTTCATGGAGAACTTTATACTGCCCCGGCAGGTTGATCGTCCCAGTGCCAGGAGTTATCTCACCGGTGAATTGGGCCGGTTGAAGGCGCGTTTGGAGCAGTTTACGGGCAGGTCTATTAACGGTGAAAAATTAAACCGGAGCATCAACCTTTACAACAAGCATCGTGCTTTATTAAGAAAACTCTACCAGCTCCATGGCCACCACCCGGATCTGATCACCAACCTGGACTTATTCAATGCCATCAAATCTTCCATGCTGATCCCGAAAGGACTGCACAACACCATGGTCAGTGAACTGATCAGCGCTGTTGAGCAGCAGGCCCGGGAAAAACAGGCGGAAGATAACCACGGCCGGGTTAGGGTGGTAGTTACGGGTAAAGTCTGGGAACCCCCGGACATTATGGAGATCCTGGACCAGTCGAAAGTTGTGTGCGTGGCCGACGACCTGTGCACCGGCTACCGCTATATTGCCAACGATGCAGCAGAGGATGGCGATCCGCTGGAAACGCTGGCCGTTCGCCAAATAAATCGCCCACCGTCCCCCTGTTTTGTAAACCGCGAGCAGGACCGCCTAGAATACTTGACCCGTAAGGTAAATGAGTGCGGGGCAAAGGGTGTGATTTTCCTGCATTTGAAATTCTGCGAGACGGAAAATTATGACTACCCGCTGCTGCGTGATGCTCTGTCAGCCGCCAATATACCAAGCGTTCGGGTTGAAACGGAGATTGGAAACATGTCCCAGGGGCAGATTAGCACGCGCATTCAGGCTTTTGCGGAAATGTTGGGGGGAGGCGATATCTATGGCAGTTAG
- a CDS encoding 2-hydroxyacyl-CoA dehydratase subunit D, with protein MAVSQSFKTAGLLKELMAKYYEQGNLAREQGLPVVWVTAVSPVELVYAAGLFPYYPENFGALAAARKVADKISLAAEARGFFSDLCGYARCGLGDAYAKEHPVGKIVPPDLLFSCNTQCGSLQKWFETAARMYRAPYFLLDAPLIEAPTTRLIKNYFVEQLEEAINFFEVATRTPFNFDRLAEVLALANEACRLWNEILDMAALKPAPFGFFDACFHMAPIVTWRGTKEAVMYYRELKKELEDRLDKKIYAVPGERFKIYWDHIPVWPKLRWFSELFAEHGALVAVSQYTHSWAYQFDLDRPLESMAENYSEGFSNRCFEDRINLKTSFMKKYQVDGFVLFSNRSCKPTAFGLYDKRSIISERTGLPGIVFEADMSDLRYFSDEQVRDKFTVFFEQLAAK; from the coding sequence ATGGCAGTTAGCCAGTCTTTTAAAACAGCCGGCCTCTTGAAAGAGTTAATGGCCAAATATTACGAGCAGGGCAATTTGGCCCGGGAACAGGGATTACCGGTGGTATGGGTGACCGCTGTTTCCCCGGTGGAGCTGGTTTATGCCGCCGGCCTATTCCCTTACTACCCGGAGAATTTCGGAGCCCTGGCGGCAGCGAGAAAAGTGGCCGATAAAATATCCCTGGCGGCGGAAGCGCGGGGCTTCTTCTCCGACCTTTGCGGTTATGCCCGGTGCGGTCTGGGGGACGCTTACGCAAAGGAGCACCCGGTGGGTAAAATCGTGCCGCCGGATTTGTTGTTCAGCTGTAACACCCAGTGCGGCAGCCTGCAAAAGTGGTTTGAAACCGCCGCCCGCATGTACCGGGCGCCCTATTTCCTGCTGGATGCCCCACTAATCGAAGCCCCCACCACTCGGTTGATTAAAAATTATTTTGTTGAACAATTGGAAGAAGCAATCAACTTTTTTGAAGTGGCCACCCGCACCCCTTTCAACTTCGACCGCTTGGCCGAAGTGCTTGCCCTGGCCAACGAAGCCTGTCGTCTGTGGAACGAAATATTGGACATGGCGGCATTGAAACCCGCTCCCTTCGGCTTTTTTGACGCCTGCTTCCACATGGCGCCTATAGTCACCTGGCGCGGCACCAAAGAGGCGGTAATGTATTACCGGGAGTTGAAAAAAGAACTGGAGGATAGGCTGGACAAAAAGATATACGCGGTACCCGGCGAACGCTTCAAAATTTACTGGGATCACATTCCAGTATGGCCCAAACTGCGCTGGTTTTCCGAGCTCTTTGCCGAACACGGCGCCCTGGTGGCGGTTTCCCAGTACACCCATTCCTGGGCCTACCAGTTCGATTTGGATCGGCCACTGGAAAGCATGGCTGAAAATTACAGCGAGGGGTTTTCCAACCGTTGTTTTGAGGATCGGATTAATCTTAAAACCAGCTTTATGAAAAAGTACCAGGTTGACGGTTTCGTGCTGTTTTCCAACCGCAGTTGCAAGCCCACCGCCTTCGGGCTTTACGACAAGCGCAGCATTATCAGCGAGCGTACCGGTTTGCCGGGCATCGTCTTTGAAGCGGACATGTCGGATTTACGATACTTTTCCGATGAACAGGTACGCGATAAGTTTACAGTTTTCTTTGAGCAATTAGCTGCTAAATAA